The following proteins are co-located in the Bathymodiolus thermophilus thioautotrophic gill symbiont genome:
- the nuoG gene encoding NADH-quinone oxidoreductase subunit NuoG, giving the protein MADIEIEIDGNLVNAKAGEMLIAVTDREGISVPRFCYHKKLSVAASCRMCLVDVEGAPKPQPACSTPVNEGMKVHTQNERAKASQQAVMEFLLINHPLDCPICDQGGECELQDVAMGYGSDVSRFSEGKRVVNDGDIGPLIQTDMTRCIHCTRCVRFGAEIGGIMEMGGTGRGEDLKIEPFLAEGIQSELSGNMIDVCPVGALTSKPFRYELRTWQMNSVANIARHDLVGSSIYTQTYKGKVKRIVAKDNENVNETWISDKDRFSYEGLAHENRLLTPQIKVEDRWQEVEWSVALDFAVRGLANNVLNTRQANKLGALASNTATLEEFHLLQKLLREVGSENIDYRLNVKDLNNTIALESNIKLVALEGVDHALIIASNPRLEQPMINHRLRKASLSGASIDVINVMAFDFNYRLNSENIIAPNRTALILAEVLKSILQTSNAEIPEFLSTIKVSDVAKKLADNLVNSDHSTIILGEHIINNPQASSIAQLISKIAQQTNSTTLNMSATANSMAGALTGFVPGKGGLDANAMLATDLKATVLLDVYPQFDFHNSVQALEALNNKDNFVISLNSFKDEAIAQYSDVLLPIASFYETSGSHVNIEGAVQSFSASVSAPSKVKPAWKVLKVLADLLELPGFHFANSVQVANEISNQSHKQQEDDKDIDTTVKQGVSVIWQKSPYATDVLSRHANSLQATKIGKIHSASMNKATAKTLEVSVGEHYLGVPVLISEAVADYCVFVNANQSTGGKS; this is encoded by the coding sequence ATGGCTGATATTGAAATTGAAATTGATGGTAACTTAGTCAACGCCAAAGCAGGCGAGATGCTGATTGCTGTTACAGACAGAGAAGGCATTAGTGTGCCAAGATTTTGCTATCATAAAAAACTCTCAGTTGCAGCAAGTTGCCGGATGTGCTTGGTGGATGTAGAAGGTGCACCAAAGCCACAACCTGCTTGCTCCACACCTGTTAATGAGGGTATGAAGGTGCATACTCAAAACGAGAGAGCCAAGGCTTCGCAACAAGCAGTAATGGAATTTTTGCTTATTAATCATCCACTTGATTGCCCAATTTGTGATCAAGGTGGCGAGTGTGAATTACAAGATGTGGCAATGGGCTATGGCTCAGATGTTTCACGATTTAGCGAAGGCAAGCGGGTGGTTAATGATGGCGATATTGGTCCTTTAATTCAAACCGATATGACCCGTTGTATTCATTGCACCCGTTGCGTGCGTTTTGGCGCTGAGATTGGTGGCATTATGGAAATGGGCGGTACGGGTCGTGGTGAAGATTTGAAGATTGAACCATTTTTAGCCGAGGGCATTCAATCAGAACTTTCGGGTAATATGATTGATGTTTGTCCAGTGGGTGCGTTGACTTCCAAGCCATTTCGTTATGAATTAAGGACATGGCAGATGAATTCTGTCGCCAATATTGCCAGACACGATTTGGTTGGTTCCAGTATTTATACGCAGACTTATAAAGGTAAGGTTAAACGCATTGTTGCTAAAGACAATGAGAATGTGAATGAAACTTGGATTTCTGATAAAGATCGTTTTTCCTATGAAGGTTTGGCACATGAAAACAGATTGCTTACTCCACAAATTAAAGTAGAGGACAGATGGCAAGAAGTTGAATGGAGTGTGGCACTTGATTTTGCTGTGCGTGGTTTGGCTAATAATGTGCTGAATACTCGTCAAGCTAATAAATTGGGTGCATTGGCTTCAAATACAGCAACGCTTGAGGAATTTCATTTATTGCAAAAACTGTTAAGAGAAGTAGGTTCTGAAAATATTGACTATCGCCTGAATGTCAAGGATTTAAATAATACAATTGCCCTAGAATCCAATATCAAATTAGTGGCATTAGAAGGCGTTGACCATGCATTAATTATTGCCTCTAATCCAAGGTTGGAGCAGCCTATGATTAACCATCGTTTGCGCAAAGCGTCATTGTCTGGTGCTAGCATTGATGTGATTAATGTCATGGCATTTGATTTTAATTATCGCTTAAACAGTGAAAATATCATTGCGCCAAATCGGACAGCACTCATATTGGCAGAGGTGTTAAAGTCAATTTTACAAACCTCTAATGCGGAAATTCCAGAATTTTTAAGCACAATTAAAGTGAGTGATGTGGCAAAAAAATTGGCAGATAATTTAGTAAATTCAGACCACTCAACCATTATTTTGGGTGAACATATTATTAACAACCCTCAAGCCTCAAGCATTGCACAATTAATCAGTAAAATTGCCCAACAAACCAATTCTACAACGCTAAATATGAGTGCAACGGCAAATTCAATGGCAGGTGCATTAACAGGATTTGTCCCTGGCAAAGGGGGCTTAGATGCAAATGCAATGTTGGCAACGGATTTAAAGGCCACTGTTTTATTAGATGTGTATCCGCAGTTTGATTTTCATAATTCTGTTCAAGCGCTTGAGGCGTTAAATAATAAAGACAATTTCGTTATTTCTTTAAATAGTTTTAAAGACGAGGCAATTGCTCAATATTCGGATGTATTATTGCCAATCGCAAGTTTTTACGAAACCTCAGGATCTCATGTTAATATTGAGGGTGCAGTGCAGTCATTTTCAGCATCTGTTAGTGCACCAAGTAAGGTTAAGCCAGCGTGGAAAGTGCTAAAAGTATTAGCAGATTTGCTAGAGTTACCGGGGTTCCATTTTGCTAATTCTGTGCAAGTTGCTAATGAAATCTCAAATCAGAGTCATAAGCAACAAGAAGATGACAAAGATATTGATACAACAGTTAAACAAGGTGTGAGTGTAATTTGGCAAAAATCACCTTATGCGACGGATGTTTTGTCCCGACATGCAAATTCATTGCAAGCCACTAAAATTGGGAAAATACACAGTGCATCAATGAACAAAGCCACCGCTAAAACGCTGGAAGTATCCGTAGGTGAGCATTATTTGGGTGTGCCAGTTTTGATTAGTGAAGCAGTTGCTGATTATTGTGTTTTTGTTAATGCAAACCAATCAACTGGAGGTAAATCATGA